caaaaatgATGCACATGACCTTTTACTGGGGTAAAAAAGTAACTGTATTATTCGATTGGTGGAAGACCGAGTCATGGACGAGTTACGCCTTAACCCTACTCGTTTGCTTCCTCTTCGCCGTGTTTTACCAGTATATGGAAGATCGACGACTCAGCTTCTTAGCCATGGCGGTTGCGCCGCCGCATCAACAACCATCGATCGCCGCACCATTAATTCCGCGACTCGGAACTCGGGTGGGTAAATGGGTCCGAGTTGCGACAGCGGTGTTGGTGGGAGTTAATTCGGGGATTGCGTATATGTTGATGCTTGCAGTTATGTCGTTTAATTGGGGAGTTTTGATTGCGATTGTGTTGGGATTTGGTGTTGGTTATTTCTTGTTTAGAGCGAAGGAATATGAGGCTTTGATTGTTGAGGATACTTGTGCTTGTTCTTGATCACAAATTCGAGTCGAAGATGGCTGTATTGATTTTAaatttaaaacgggtcaaatacaacCACAAAAGCACAATATGCTCATGTTAGTTACCACTcatgttatgtaattttaatttattaCATGTACTTGTTTATAATGTAATTTAACTTTTGATCAGTTTGTGTTTTAGCAATACTTTTGATTTTACGGTTGACGTGATCGAATGTGAAGTAAAGGAATGGGCTGTATCCACTTGCCCAATTACTTGTTTTGGATGAATGTGAATATGTGATGCTCTTTTCAAAGCAATGAAAAACAATCAAATTTGTGGTTGATGCTAATGTCCTACTAAATTGATATTCCAATAAGAGAGTGGAGTACTCGCCAATGTCCTACGGTTATGGCtcattctttatttttatttgtttgattAACAGAATGGGATGAAATCCCAGATACCTACAATGAGTAGGATTCCAGAAAGTTTACAAGAAACATAAATACAACAAAAACGAGTataaaaaaaccaaataatttaTCCTTTTTAACACGAAAAACTTGCGTACTAGTATCACGCACCAAATCTCCTTTGTATAATCTTTTTCTCCTTCCATGATCTTAATATTGTCCAATTATTTAACCATTCCTCTAAAGTGTAGGGTAAAAGTGCTCTCCATAGTTTACACCACAATCCAAATCTCAAAAGCAATTTGTCCATTATAGAGGGCCAATAAGATAACTTTATTCTCGAAAATAGCTTCTTAACCAGTTACGATAAAAAAATACCCGTCATTTCCTCCCAAGTCATCTCAATCCACTTCATATCCTATCCCTTGTGGCCTTGTGTATACTCTTTTCCATAGCGTTACTCATAGAAGAATTTCATAACTTGGTAGTGCAAGCCTTTAGCCAGATCCATCTAAACCAAAGCCATATATGCATCCCACATAAGATGAAGACCAACCCCCTCTCATTATTTCTAAGAAGTTGACATTGTCATTGCACCACCACTTCTAATAAGTCTTACAAGAGAGGATTTAAATTGTATTTGTCCACACACATGAAGACGGTTTTTAGTCCCGATAATTTAATTTCAATAAACTTACTTCTACTACCATCCCCTCTACCATTTCAGGCCACACATTAAGCAGATCGTCAATGTCCAACCTTTTCACCAACCCCAAATCCCAACAACTTTTCTACAtctttagtctttctttcttccACAAACCTATCATTATCAGTCATCATCAGACCAAGGTTCAATGATGTCTTCCAAATTTACTTGTGCCCTATTTGCGACGATTTCATCTCTTAAGAGTTGGTCTTCCGCTTTCCTGctcgactttttttttttaatctttggTGCTCTTGCGATTAAACTCCTTTGCCGAAGACTTGGATTTTCTCTTGAACTTTTTGGCTTTGAAAATCTTATGGAAGGCAGGAGGACAATCATCATCATAAGACAAAGTGTCTGATAGATTTTCTATATGTGCACCGTCTAATCTCCGTCTCATTGAAATTAGGTCCATTTCCTCATTAGTATCATAATTGACATTTCTAGTCAAGGTTACCGTCCTCTCACTTTCTTTTGATTGGTCATTATCCTTAGGTGTTTCAGCAGCCGTAGCCATGTTCTCAGAAAATTTAGCTCCCTCACAATTTTGGACACGAAACTCGGTGTGGTTATTGACTGATAGTGTATCGTCTCATTGATAGGATGACAAATTCAAGTTGAGCTCAGGTGGTTTGATATGACATGTAGTCAAGTTTGACCCTTCCCTAATAAAACCGACTTTCCAATGCAAAGTTATTGACTGATAGTGTATCCTATTCTTTATTTTCAACCCAGGTTGATTGAATAATGAATTTTGGGTAGCGACTTTCAGTGCAAGATCACTGAATATTGCTACATGTTCGGAATTGATGCATAAGCAAGTTAAGGTATTTACAAGGGCCGAAGTTTAAGGATGATCAAGTATTGTTAGTTGCAATGATTTGGATATTTTGTATCGGAGGAAAAGATTTAGTATGGGTGACAACTCTGGTGAGTGTCGTTATTACTTATTTGTCTAATGGTTTCTTGCGAATCAATGAATCATTCTCAAACGTTAATTGTTTGTGATCCTTGAGAATAAGGATCATTTTTTGGGGTCGTTAATATACACACAAGTTATAAGTGAAAGGTAATTTAATAGCTTATCCAGGATATTTGTTTAAATTACTTTATTAGGTACTCTTAACATAAAGTGCTAGGGCCTAATAAATGTAATTATCAAGGAATTCAATTAATCAAACCTTGTTTATTCATCTTCACCTACATCCTTCCTGTTGCACCAGTtttattgatgatgacaagtccttcaCTTTTATCCCTCTAATTTAATGGTGTGTGCTAGACGTGTGTTTGACAGGTCCACGAGTAGATCGTATTTGCTCGGAAGAAAAGTTGGACGTTACTTGGATCGTGCCTTGGATTGGGTCTAGAAATATGTAAGGGTATAAAATATGTGTTTACTCTTTTGTTCGGTCCAATAATTCACGGCTTATTATTTTggtcaaaatactttcaaaataaGATATTTTCCTTTGAATTGTTTTTGGTTAAAAATTTCCGTGGGATTCACCACTGCTTGCTCTACAAGAAATATCTTTTTGTTTTGAGGAGTTGGTGTTTGAAAAGGCAACTAAAAATATTATGGTCAAAGATTTTGTCTAAAGATTAGTTGCTTAACAAAAAAGATTTAATTAGGTCAAATCTTCAGCAAGTATAAAAGACGGAAGAATCTTTTGTTAAAGTCAACCAAGTATTGACGTGAGTTTTGAGCGTAAAAAATAAGTTCTCAAGTTTTCAGCAAAGTCAGTAGTGCTTGTTCTTAAAAGTATTTTTTGCAAAACGATTAGAACGACTTTTGTTTTTGAGTTTGCAAAATAGCTTTTTAAAGCCGTGTTTTATAAGATCGTTCTTGAGTACACATATTCTTATACTCATAAGAATATTTTGTCTCCATCGTTCCAACTGttgaaccatataaggagacaatttgtgttgtaattttcactttttgtgagagagtgtttttggggtacggggttgtactcgagtcgcacgatcggggttgatcgtgggggttttctttgtaatcgagtttggttataaaggaaataataataagagagagggtggacgtagacctttagagagtaggtcgaaccacgttaaaaatcgtgtgtctcttgctttctttatttcgtttgcctttgtttttatttgtttttcctttttgatTCACGTATTCACTCAAACGAACAATACAAAGACAACTCGATTGTTTGAACAATCACCGAGACATTCAATTAGCTTTGTGTATTGTTTCAGAAGGAAATTCGTGAACGACCTAGTGCTTTAATTTCGCATTAATTTttaaaagggtacttaattcaccccctccccctcttaagtaccggatcgataaactcaacaattggtatcagagcctcgtgctcttgattgccttacAGCAAAGAGTTTGATCCTTTTTGAGTTTATtcttttgtactttattttatcatgaattccaagTCTGTCAAATGTCCTGTCTTTGATGGCACGGACTATGGCTGGTGGAAAAATCGTATGATGCATTTCATACAAGGAACAGATTATGAATGTTGGGTAATCATCGAAAATGGTCCCCTAGCTATCACTACCACCAATGCTAATGGTGTGTCTAGTGCAAAAGCACCCAAGGACTACACatctgatgattacaaaaaggcgGAGAAGAATGTTAGGGCTATATCACTCCCGCAATCCGAATTGGTGAATCGAAACCGTCGAATTGCGGGATGTAAAACGGCTAAACAAATTTGGGATAGCTTATCTCTAGCCTATGAGGGGACCGTGCAAGTAAAGAAACAACGCATTGATCTCTTAATGCAACAATATGAAAACTTTAGAATGCACGAGGATGAACCCATAAAAAGCATGTcttcacgtttttcaagcataaCTAACGAACTTTCAAATCTTGGTAGACAATTTGAAACTGAGGACATTGTCCGTAAAATTTTAAGAAGTCTTACCAGGAAATGGGGACAAAAAGTCACGGCCATTGAAGAGTGTAGAGATTTAGCCACTCTTACCTATGAAGCTTTAATGGGATCTCTTATGGCACACGAAATAACACTTGACAATGATGTCGAAGAGAAACCCAAAGCTAAGGGTCCGCCTTGAATGCCGTCTCAAGTGATAATGAAAGTGATCTTGAGGAGGAAGTTGCTTTCTTTGTCTAAAAGAATTGCCAAAATAATTAGAAAGCAAAATCAAGGAAAGTTCGAAAGTTATAAACCAAAGAAATCTgtttcctcatcttcctcatctcGTTCTACCTCTAGAATGGGATGTTTCAAATGCGGTGAACGGGATCATCAGATCCGAAATTGCCCTAAATGGGAAGAGGAAAAAGCTAAGGACAAGCGTGAAAAGTCTAAGCAGGAGTACAAACGTGCAATGATAGCTGCTGTATGGGGTGAGTCCGACTCAGAGGACGAGGAACcttctgaaaatgagaaagatgAGAAATTCTGCCTACGGTCTACCTACAAGCCTAGATCTCAACGAAGAAGGGATGATGACTCTCTAAGGTGTCTCATGGCTCACTCTGATGCATCGGATAGCGAATCCGAAGATGAGGTAAATCTCTCGAATCTCAAAATTAAGATTAGGTCTTTGTCTAAAGAAAAAATTGTAAGATTGCTTGATGAGACTTTGGATACTAGTTATGAACAAAACAAGCGTCTTGAGGCTATGCAATCTGAAATTGAAAGTATTGCGGAGGAGAATATAGAGTTAAGACGAAATCTGAAGAACATACAAACAAATGACGACCTGATCGTTCAACGATCTCACTGCTGAAAACGAGTCCCTTGTTAATAAAATCCACGTCTTAACAAATGAACTAGATGAGATTAAAAAATTACATGTTACTAGTTCAACCACTTATTCTGAAATTCGTTCCAAATTTGATAGACTTAATGTTGATTATGATGCTCTCCTTGGTAAGAATAAGAAATTACTTGTGAAAGTTACTAATTTGGAGACCGATTTAAGTAATGCAAGAAATGTAGTTGCTAAATGGGAAGGTAGTACTACCGTCCTAGATTTTCTAGTCAATCAGTCTAAGAACAACAATAAACTTGGATTAGGCTATGACTCACGTTCTGATTTCAGGCAGGGCGGTTCTCAATATCGTACTGTCTGGATCCCTGAACAGAAAGTAAACACTCCTCCCGACTGTTCAATTCAGACTGACGCCAGTACTGTTGAGATTAAAAGATCTAAACCCATCGAGAGAGATTTTCGTAAGCCTAAGTACGTGGGTCTACCTGAATACACTATTTGCAAATTTTGTGGACACACAGGTCACGTATTTAATGCGTGTAAAAAACGCTTAGGTCATTTGGATCGAAACATAAGAGTTGTTAAGAAAATGTGGATTAGAAAAGATGTTTTAGATACTGTTCGTCATAAGAAgggacccaaacttgtttgggttcctaaatcaTCTAACTAATTCTCTTTTGCAGGGCCATATGAGAGGAGGCAGCcgttggtatcttgatagcgGATGTTCACGACACATGACAGGTAATAGAAACCAATTCCTCTCATTATCGGCCTACAACGGTGGAAATGTGACATTTGGAGATAAcaaaaaaggtgaagtaattggtattggtaAAGTCGGTAAGTCTCTTTCACATTCCATTGATGATGTGCTGCTTGTAAAGGGTCTCAAACACAATTTgattagtatttctcaattatgtgacaaaggaaataaagttgaaTTTCATGCAAACCTTTGTTATGTAATCAAAGAAAGTACAAATGAAATTGTTCTTCAAGGTAAGAGAGTCAATAACATTTATGTGGCTGACTTAGGAAGCATTCCTAGGGAAACCATTAAATGTTTGTCGGTAATGCAAAACGATCCTAATTTATGGCATAAGAGGTTTGGACATGTTGGTTTTTCATCTCTAAACAAACTTTACAAACTCGATTTAGTGGAAGGTCTACCTTCTATGAAGTTTGAAATTGATGGAGTTTGTGATGTTtgtgctcgatgcaaacatgtCCGAAGTTCCTTTAAATCTAAAAGGGTTGTTAGCACCACTAAGCCTCTAGAACTCATTCACATGGATTTGTGTGGTCCGATAAGGATTAGAAGCCGAGGTGGAAGTCTTTATGTATGTGTTCTAGTGGACGATTATTCACGGTTTGTTTGGACTTTATTTTTGCATGCTAAAAGTGAAACTTTTGAAGAATTCCAAGTTTTAATTAAGAAACTCCAAAACAAACTCGGTCACAAATTGATCTCCATTAGAACCGATCATGGAAGAGAATTTGAGAATGATTCGTTTATATCTTTTTGCAGGGAACATGGCATTGATCATAACTTTTCTGCTCCTAGAACACCGCAACAAAATGGTGTAGTGGAAAGAATGAATAGAACTTTGGAGGATATGACAAGATCCATGTTACTTTGTAGCGAGCTACCTAGAAACTTTTGGGTCAAGTCGTGAACACACGACTTGTTATATTCGTAATCGTGTTGCTATTAGATCTATCCATAAGAAAACGCCTTATGAGCTTCTATATGGGCGAAAGCCAAACATTTCACATTTCCGCTGCTTTGGATCAAAATGTTATGTTCACAACAATGGCAAAAATAATTTGGGAAAATTTGATCCAAGAAGCGATGAGGCGGTTTTCATTGGATATTCAAACgaaagcaaggcctataaagtttacaataaaagaacaatgtgTTTTGAGGAAAGTGTACATGTAATTTTCGATGAAACTAATGTGCTTAACGCTGAATTGCAGGATGATGATGACTTTGAGATTGGATTTATAAGAGATGATCCACCTGAACTAGAGGAGAATCCCTCATCGTTGGAAGGAACAGTGCGTAATAGTCCACTTAATTCAGGGGGAAATGAAGAACACGATCCGTCAAGTCCCGGAAAATCACCAAGTTCAGGCGTCTCGAACAGACAATGCACGGTCTAATGAGACAAATCAGGCCTCAAAGAGCTCAAATACGTCAAGAAAGACAAATACGGATGTTGAGCGAGAATCGAACGTAACCCAAGATCGTTCGGTCTTCAGATACGAATGTCGAGCGTAATCAAACAGAACCAAAAGATCGTTCAATCTACACCAGAAACAGAAACATTTGTTCCTCGACGTTGGAAGCATCAAAGTTCACATCCAATGGATAACATTTTGACTGACATTCATGAGGGAGTCAAAACTAGATCTTCTTTAagaaatttttgtgcccattattCATTCTTATCAGAATTAGAACCCTCTAACATTAATGATGCTTTAACTGATCCTGATTGGGTTATTGCTATGCAGGAGGAGCTTAACCAATTTGAACGAAGCAAGGTGTGGCACTTGGAACCACGTCCAAGAGATCGTTCCGTCATAGGAACGAAATGGGTATTTCgaaacaaattagatgatgcagGTGTGATTGTGAGAAACAAGGCTAGACTTGTAGTGCAAGGATACAATCAACAGGAGgggattgattacgatgaaacatTTGCACCAGTGGCGAGACTTGAAGCCATTCGTCTCCTTATTGCTTTTGCCGCTCATATGGGTATCAAACtctttcaaatggatgttaagaccgcgtttcttaatggctatttgcaagaggaagtgtatgttgaacaacctcccggttttttagatagtaattttcctaatcatgtttataaattagataaggcactttatggtcttaaacaagcacctaggtcttGGTATGATAGACTATCAAAGTTCCTTATTGAAAATGGCTTTCAAAGAGGTTCAGTTGACAAAACATTATTTCTAAAACCGGTGAAGGAGGACTTATTAGTTGTTCAAATTTATGTAGATGATAtcatttttggagcaactaatgATGTTTTATGTGCATATTTCTCCAATCTTATGCAATCGgagttcgagatgagcatgatgggcgaGCTAGGATTCTTTTTGGGTCTTCAGATAAAGCAAACCACACATGGCATAatgatccatcaaagaaaatacATCAAGGAGATGCTAAAGAAATTTGGTATGACTACAGCTAATCCATTTCCTACACCTATGTGTTCTACACTCAAACTTGACAGAGACGAAAAAGGTAAAAGTGTAGATGAAaaggtgtatcgaggtatgataggctcTCTTTTATATCTCACAAACTAGTCGTCCGGATATTCTTTATAGTGTATGTTTGTGTGCCCGGTTTCAATCAAATCCCAAAGAATCACACCTAACAGCTGTAAAACgcattcttcggtatttgattggtacTCAGGACTTATATTTATGGTATCCTATGGATTGCAATTTCACTCTCACGGGGTactcagatgcagattatgcaggttgctcAGTTGAAACAAAAAGTACATCTGGTATTGCCACCTTTGTAGGACCGTGTCTTATCTCTTGGGCTtccaagaaacaaaatacggtTGCTCTATCTACTGCTGAGAGTGAATATGTCGTGTTTTTGCTCAATGTTGTGCTCAAATCCTATGGGTAAGACAACAGCTGCGGGATTACGGTATGATCATTAATTGTGTTCCCATTCTTTGTGATAACACTAGCGCAATTagtatttctaaaaatcccgttCAGCACTCCAAGACAAAACATATTGACATTCGTCATCATTTTCTTCGTGATAATGTAGAAAAAGGGAACATAAGCTTAAAATTTTGTAAAACGGAAGATCAGTTGtccgatatttttactaaaccTTTGGCTAGAGAACAATTTGAGAAAATTCGGTTGGAATTGGGTCTTTTGAATGATAGCTCATAGTCAATTTTGTCCTAACTTTAATCTCTCAATGATTGACTAGACGGGAGTCGTTGCGTCTTTAAGTTGATAATTTGTCCTAATGTTATTGCACCTAGCAGTAGTCTACTTACTCTAGTCGGTTCTCTCATATAGACTAGTAATGGGCGGACAAACTGTATGATGTTACTGTTCTACACAATCAGCATATTTTTCTTGGCAAAAGAAGCAAACCTATCCTAAATCTAACCAACAAGCCCAAGCCCACATGACCAAAATCCCTTCACCCGTCAAATACCCTCAACCCAAATCAAATCCCCAAATTAAACCTAAACCCTCAAAATCCTAAATCACTTCCCTTATTCCGCGGTAACAATGGCGAAAAAGAAAACCAAAGCCGCCTCCAACCGCTCTAAGCCTCCTACTCCCACCATACCCGAGAACCTTACCCCACCGGAAACCACACCCTCCACCGTAACCCAGCCGGAATCAACCAACATACCCACCAACACTTCACCTAAATCAAAGGTTCCCAAAATTAAACCTGTTAATCCTTCCACTACCAAATCCACCCGTTCACAACCAGTGCTTGCCGCCACTCTCGAGCCGCCAGTTACGGAGAACGAGGAGTCACCACAGCATGAGCCCAAATCTCGGGTGGTTCCAAAGCGGGCTGTACGGGGTCGTCGAGGAATCGTCATTAAAGAACCAGTGGCTAATGGTGAAGAGAATGTGAATACAGATCAAGTAAGGGGTAAAGGGAAAGCAAAGATGGTATATGATGACGATACTGATGATTGGCTTGATTCTGTTGCGGAGAGTTTAAAAACTCTACAGGTGTTATCGAAGGGAAAGTGCCGATCTGTTAAGAGGAAGCGTAGAGATGAAGATGACGGGGATGATGATGGTGATACTTCGGGTGTGAAAGCGACTCTTGCCACCTCTGTTGATAAGGATAGGGTGCGGGCCGTTCTTAAAGCTGTGGGGATGTCTGATACGGCGTTAAAGACCTGTCTTCGCCTCTGTGAGCACACGGTTCTTCCAGGCCGGTACTATCCTCGAGAATGGTTAGAATCTAAAGCTGCCTTTACTTTTTTCCTTGATATTTTGACTCAACAAGGATGGTTAGAAATGTTTAGTAAGCACACGGTTGTATTTATACCTGAAATAATTCAATTTTATCAGTCTGTCATGGTGAATACCTCTGGTGATCTGTTGTTTGCTAAAGTTAACAATAAAGATGTTAGTTTAAAAGCTGAAGAGTTTGCGGCCATGTTTGCTATTCCGTGTGAAGGACTCGAATTGGCTGATAAGGGTGGGTGGCCGCCTCTTGAGGACAGTGGACCGTTGACTGTTTTACAATATTTTAACTCAGATGCAGATCTCAAAACCAATATCTATCCTAGTAGTCTTGACGGTCCTCATCGATTTCGTTTAATCGTGTTCCGCACCATCACCCCTAGAAACACGTCTCGCGGTTCTTGCTCTATTAATGATTTTCGCTTATCTATCATCTTATGATGGGTAAGTTTAAATCGGCATCCGCCGTGTTTCAAAGATATAaaagaagttgccattgcgattcAAACTGCACTTGAACAAAAGAAGCGAGAATTGCCTTATGGTATGTGGTTAACTCATGTTTTGTGGCAGAAAAAGATTTTGTCTTCTGAAGATGGTTATTGTGTCACAATGAAGGATTGTATGAAAAATGGGTTACTGGGTCAGATGCACCTCCGAATTGCAGATGACAGGTTGGTTGGGTTGCGTGACGATGGATATGCTGGTGCTAGCTCTGGAAATTCTCACGAGGTTATTGCTCAGCTGGTGACTCTCTCTGACACCATGATTGGTGGTCTTGGGAAAATTGCAGCAGAACTGGCTGAAATCAAAACTACCCTCGCTCCTCTTCTCTCCATGCCTGGCCTACTTCAACAGCTCCTAGCCCTTCTTTCAAAAAAACCATGACCTGCCCTCTATCTTTTGCCTACTTAATTCTGATGCTTTTGTGTATAATTAGTACTTTATTTAGTCGTCCTTGCTTATTACGATGATGTCTTTTGACTGTGTCCGGTAGCTGCTACTTGGTGTCTTTGACTATGGTCATTCCATTGACTTATTTTGCGCAtccctctccttttgatgatgtcaagagggggaaaaatTTAGGACTTCTAGTACTTAGTAGCTAtctggatttagaccttgattgtgacgatctttctCACTACGTTCTAATGCACTTTGGTTTAGTTATTTCACTGATCGTATTGTTTCCTATTTCTCCGTTATTCTTTGTCTTGGATCTTCTGGAATGTTTTTGCAGGTGTATTCcaatattgagggggaacttctttagggacttgccatcatcaaagggggaatttgttgcacCAGTtttattgatgatgacaagtccttcaCTTTTATCCCTCTAATTTAATGGTGTGTGCTAGACGTGTGTTTGACAGGTCCACGAGTAGATCGTATTTGCTCGGAAGAAAAGTTGGACGTTACTTGGATCGTGCCTTGGATTGGGTCTAGAAATATGTAAGGGTATAAAATATGTGTTTACTCTTTTGTTCGGTCCAATAATTCACGGCTTATTATTTTggtcaaaatactttcaaaataaGATATTTTCCTTTGAATTGTTTTTGGTTAAAAATTTCCGTGGGATTCACCACTGCTTGCTCTACAAGAAATATCTTTTTGTTTTGAGGAGTTGGTGTTTGAAAAGGCAACTAAAAATATTATGGTCAAAGATTTTGTCTAAAGATTAGTTGCTTAACAAAAAAGATTTAATTAGGTCAAATCTTCAGCAAGTATAAAAGACGGAAGAATCTTTTGTTAAAGTCAACCAAGTATTGACGTGAGTTTTGAGCGTAAAAAATAAGTTCTCAAGTTTTCAGCAAAGTCAGTAGTGCTTGTTCTTAAAAGTATTTTTTTGCAAATCTGATTAGAACGACTTTTGTTTTTGAGTTTGCAAAATAGCTTTTTAAAGCCGTGTTTTATAAGATCGTTCTTGAGTACACATATTCTTATACTCATAAGAATATTTTGTCTCCATCGTTCCAACTGttgaaccatataaggagacaatttgtgttgtaattttcactttttgtgagagagtgtttttggggtacggggttgtactcgagtcgcacgatcggggttgatcgtgggggttttctttgtaatcgagtttggttataaaggaaataataataagagagagggtggacgtagacctttagagagtaggtcgaaccacgttaaaaatcgtgtgtctcttgctttctttatttcgtttgcctttgtttttatttgtttttcctttttgatTCACGTATTCACTCAAACGAACAATACAGCACAACTCTGATTGTTTGAACA
This sequence is a window from Silene latifolia isolate original U9 population chromosome 8, ASM4854445v1, whole genome shotgun sequence. Protein-coding genes within it:
- the LOC141595593 gene encoding copper transporter 5-like — encoded protein: MMHMTFYWGKKVTVLFDWWKTESWTSYALTLLVCFLFAVFYQYMEDRRLSFLAMAVAPPHQQPSIAAPLIPRLGTRVGKWVRVATAVLVGVNSGIAYMLMLAVMSFNWGVLIAIVLGFGVGYFLFRAKEYEALIVEDTCACS
- the LOC141595594 gene encoding uncharacterized protein LOC141595594, giving the protein MNSKSVKCPVFDGTDYGWWKNRMMHFIQGTDYECWVIIENGPLAITTTNANGVSSAKAPKDYTSDDYKKAEKNVRAISLPQSELVNRNRRIAGCKTAKQIWDSLSLAYEGTVQVKKQRIDLLMQQYENFRMHEDEPIKSMSSRFSSITNELSNLGRQFETEDIVRKILRSLTRKWGQKVTAIEECRDLATLTYEALMGSLMAHEITLDNDVEEKPKAKGPP
- the LOC141595596 gene encoding uncharacterized protein LOC141595596, producing the protein MGCFKCGERDHQIRNCPKWEEEKAKDKREKSKQEYKRAMIAAVWGESDSEDEEPSENEKDEKFCLRSTYKPRSQRRRDDDSLRCLMAHSDASDSESEDEVNLSNLKIKIRSLSKEKIVRLLDETLDTSYEQNKRLEAMQSEIESIAEENIELNVDYDALLGKNKKLLVKVTNLETDLSNARNVVAKWEGSTTVLDFLVNQSKNNNKLGLGYDSRSDFRQGGSQYRTVWIPEQKVNTPPDCSIQTDASTVEIKRSKPIERDFRKPKYVGLPEYTICKFCGHTGHGHMRGGSRWYLDSGCSRHMTGNRNQFLSLSAYNGGNVTFGDNKKGEVIGIGKVGKSLSHSIDDVLLVKGLKHNLISISQLCDKGNKVEFHANLCYVIKESTNEIVLQGKRVNNIYVADLGSIPRETIKCLSVMQNDPNLWHKRFGHVGFSSLNKLYKLDLVEGLPSMKFEIDGVCDVCARCKHVRSSFKSKRVVSTTKPLELIHMDLCGPIRIRSRGGSLYVCVLVDDYSREHGIDHNFSAPRTPQQNGVVERMNRTLEDMTRSISIHKKTPYELLYGRKPNISHFRCFGSKCYVHNNGKNNLGKFDPRSDEAVFIGYSNESKAYKVYNKRTMCFEESVHVIFDETNVLNAELQDDDDFEIGFIRDDPPELEENPSSLEGTVRNSPLNSGGNEEHDPSSPGKSPSSGVSNRQCTV